Part of the Roseobacter litoralis Och 149 genome, TTATCGCGTTTCAGGATGATCGGGACCTGAGCGCGCACGCAAGCAAGCGCGGCTTTTGCATGGCTTGCAAACAGGCCAATGGACCGGGGTTCGCGGTCTGAAGATAACGAGTCATCAAATAAAAAGCCTGCCAAGTCAGGTGACTGGCAGGCTTTGTTCTGTAAGCGCTTAAAGCGTGCGACTTATTCTCTGTTTCCGAACAGGGACAACAACATCATGAACATGTTGATGAAGTTCAGGTAAAGGCTCAACGCGCCCATGATACCAGACTTCTGCAGCCACTCGCTGTCGCCATGGTGGGCATGCGCGAGATATGTGTTCTTGATGTTCTGCGTGTCATAGGCTGTGAGGCCCGCAAAGATCAGAACACCCAAGGCAGAGATCGCGAACATGATCGCAGGCGAGCCAAGGAAGATGTTGACGATCGATGCAACCACCAGACCGATCACACCCATGATCAGGAAGCTACCCCAGGCGGAGATGTCTTTCTTGGTCGTGTAGCCCCAAAGGGACAGGCCCGCGAACGCGATAGATGTGATCAGGAAGATCTGAGCGATGGACATGCCGGTGAAGGCGACGAAAATCCACGAGATGGACAATCCCATGACGCCTGCAAACGCGTAGAAGAACAATTGAGCGGCAGCGGCGGACATTTTGTTGATCATTGCGCTAAACGCAAACACCATGCCCAGCGGCGCGAACATGATGATCCAGCCAAGGATGTTCGGCGACAGGGTCACCGGGTCGCGGAAAACCGCCATCAGTTGCGGTGCGGTCCCGACCGCCCATGCCACAGCAAAGGTGATCAACATGCCTATCGACATCGTCGCATAGACTTTATTCATGTGGGCGCGCAAACCCGCATCTATCTGGGCGGCGCGGGATCCGGCAGCGGTCCGGATTGTATTCACGTCAGCCATTTTTTAAGACCTCCAAATTGACGTATCTGGCGCGTCAGATTTTCTACGCGCTCTCGCGATTGAATATCGTGGCGTCTTGCGTCCATTTCAAGGCTTTTCGGTCGGGAATGTGCCGATTTGACCAGATTTGGCTAATGTAGCGTTAATCTCTGGTCAAATCGCGCAATCAGACACAGTTAGCAGCGTTTCCAGGCTGCCGGAACATCCCAAACGGTCAGCTGTGCTTCGCGGTCAGCGTCAACGCGTGAGATCCCGACATCTTCCAGGGCGCGGTCGTCCAGTTTTGCCAGCGCGCGGCGGGATTTCCACAAAGCCAACCGGGTCGAAAGCGCGAGGCGCATTGGCTGTGCTGTGCGTCTTCCCCGGACAATTCCAAAATCAATCAATGCCATGGTCTTTTCCTTTCGATCCTGTGATGCGTTCTCGGTTTGCATCAATCTTCTTGATGTATATGGCAGAGATGATAAGATGTTTAAAACGAATGTTTGTGAAGAAAACCATCAAGGATGCTGATATGAGAAATCTGGACGTCACAACGCTCCGCTCTTTTGTCGCGGTCGCCGATTCTGGCGGCGTCACCCGTGCCGCCGGGTTTCTGCACCTGACGCAATCGGCGGTGTCGATGCAACTCAAACGACTTGAAGAGGTGCTTGACGTCTCTTTGCTGGACCGATCGGGGCGCACCATTGCCTTGACCGCATCGGGAGAGCAGCTGTTGGTCTATGCGCGGCGCATGGTGGCACTGAATGATGAGGTGATCGGCAGGTTGACCGACCAAGCCTATGAGGGCGAAATCGTACTGGGCGTTCCGCATGATATTGTGTACCCGGCGATTCCGCAGGTTTTGAAACAGTTTCACGCGGCTTTCCCGCGGGTAAAGGTGCATCTCGTCTCCTCTTACACACGCGCGCTCAAGGACAAGTTCGGGCGGGGTGAATGTGATGTCATTCTTACGACCGAAACGTCGCTGGATGCGGGCGCGGAAACTTTATGCCGCAAGCCCTTGCGGTGGGTTGGAGCGCCCGGCGGTGCCGCATGGCGGCAAAAACCGCTGAAACTGGCGTTTGGGCGACACTGCACCTTCCGCCCGCGTGTGGTGGAGGCGCTGGATACGGCCGGTATCCTGTGGGATGTCATTGTCGAAACAGAAAGCGACCGCACGATCGAAGCAACGGTCAGCGCCGATCTCGCCGTCCACACGATGATCGAAGGCACTGAGCCGCCACATCTGGAACGGATAGATCACGGCGGAGTTTTGCCTGACTTACCGCAGCAGCAAATCAACCTTTATGGGGCGCAGGGCAGCAAGGGCGTGATTCACGATACATTGGCGGATTATCTGAGGCGCGCATTTTTGGCATCTGAGCAGCCGAGGCTGAAAGCCGTATAGGGGAAGCGAGATTATAC contains:
- a CDS encoding Bax inhibitor-1/YccA family protein, with amino-acid sequence MADVNTIRTAAGSRAAQIDAGLRAHMNKVYATMSIGMLITFAVAWAVGTAPQLMAVFRDPVTLSPNILGWIIMFAPLGMVFAFSAMINKMSAAAAQLFFYAFAGVMGLSISWIFVAFTGMSIAQIFLITSIAFAGLSLWGYTTKKDISAWGSFLIMGVIGLVVASIVNIFLGSPAIMFAISALGVLIFAGLTAYDTQNIKNTYLAHAHHGDSEWLQKSGIMGALSLYLNFINMFMMLLSLFGNRE
- a CDS encoding DUF1127 domain-containing protein codes for the protein MALIDFGIVRGRRTAQPMRLALSTRLALWKSRRALAKLDDRALEDVGISRVDADREAQLTVWDVPAAWKRC
- a CDS encoding LysR family transcriptional regulator → MRNLDVTTLRSFVAVADSGGVTRAAGFLHLTQSAVSMQLKRLEEVLDVSLLDRSGRTIALTASGEQLLVYARRMVALNDEVIGRLTDQAYEGEIVLGVPHDIVYPAIPQVLKQFHAAFPRVKVHLVSSYTRALKDKFGRGECDVILTTETSLDAGAETLCRKPLRWVGAPGGAAWRQKPLKLAFGRHCTFRPRVVEALDTAGILWDVIVETESDRTIEATVSADLAVHTMIEGTEPPHLERIDHGGVLPDLPQQQINLYGAQGSKGVIHDTLADYLRRAFLASEQPRLKAV